One genomic segment of Gasterosteus aculeatus chromosome 6, fGasAcu3.hap1.1, whole genome shotgun sequence includes these proteins:
- the LOC120821030 gene encoding uncharacterized protein LOC120821030 isoform X1 has translation MESANAEQQRPRWRRWRRRTLRVSRRLLCCSCWRGEERDPLQQQERKINGGSRHPHLDQRGSGEREAIQITVEDLGIVNTGFSLCEEDTPTSGNSTARSASSVSACLRALKKKRLGPLFSLPMDMQGKLAITSTSGEGGDEEDDDPLVFESGTDVTPAPGSLLSPPVINLIPPTPSDVVDDDQFFDVNLEDIVANDAVSGGSSGAGDHERYEESMKGAEAKVSTVEFPPAESKVSADDSAGLEEAPRDGSGEEEEAETTKDGDEEKTKPRLLRCAYQVAPLPKYTQKNELSNTDVNCSDMPKAELCLLPANMDTFTHQRRLITRSCSLEDTPTRSATFHSLTQTTDHQEDERSLRQRRITVASYMPQSQDQNGNFPEKDVDRQVAKCLGELSTDEVCRWFTNIGLQKCLPFIRDVNLCGADVASVDVNTLDVLHITTLEEREKLLSAVYKELHPSSPITQRLDSLLDSLGPNSVETFTATLVSMSKSKSSPHVSCLSMNRRSLKRRNTSQTPLAQRNSQLIEIAINASERIVHLRTPKETTVGKIMDSCIKMLGMTEDRSLFILREKQGSSEDLPPDQLIASLLTSTSEDRQLELHLCKTDGSSGTIAKQNPGVHSSNENNNINKNALVNRPAKEERIKELNQQVESLQNVILQVQELHHGLVAFCSEIKNMDGDVDVDRLSSAELKERSQLVKSRLNDKRRSLQTLRDNINDSTAHKKKQLDVRLLEKMKLNCQVFKEEISMVHLNRQMAHLQNALQESYVKEKVQRKSLAIGSLSQLVSPQSPAMLLVVQENRNPDGQYGFSCCYREGSGLLVVKVENCQLCVDDRLVEVNGVPVVNSTQEELTTILLEGPSANIVVLRQPPLPPTSVVLQRIITSDPEQQLSLADLDRGVVPVETTPRRKVVAI, from the exons ATGGAAAGTGCAAACGCAGAGCAACAGCGACCTCGTTGgcgccggtggaggaggaggactctgcgggtttcccGTAGGCTGCTCTGCTGCTCATGTTGGCGCGGTGAGGAGAGGgatcctctgcagcagcaggaaagGAAGATCAATGGGGGCTCTCGGCATCCACACTTGGATCAGCGGGGATCAGGTGAGAGGGAGGCTATCCAGATTACGGTAGAGGACCTGGGGATAGTTAACACCGGCTTCAGCCTGTGCGAGGAGGACACCCCGACCTCGGGCAACAGCACGGCCCGCTCAGCTAGCTCCGTGTCCGCCTGCCTGAGGGCTCTGAAAAAGAAACGACTGGGGCCTCTGTTTTCACTCCCTATGGACATGCAGGGAAAACTGGCCATCACTTCTACCAgtggagaaggtggtgatgaAGAGGACGACGACCCGCTGGTGTTTGAGAGTGGCACTGATGTCACGCCAGCTCCTGGAAGCCTCCTATCACCGCCCGTCATTAATCTGATCCCACCCACTCCATCCGATGTCGTTGACGACGATCAGTTCTTTGACGTTAATTTGGAAGACATTGTGGCAAACGATGCTGTCAGCGGTGGAAGCTCTGGTGCTGGTGACCACGAGCGCTACGAGGAATCGATGAAGGGTGCCGAGGCAAAGGTGTCAACCGTGGAATTTCCACCGGCAGAGAGTAAGGTCAGTGCTGATGATTCAGCTGGGCTTGAAGAGGCCCCACGTGACGGgtctggagaagaagaagaggcagagACAACCAAAGATGGGGACGAGGAGAAAACAAAGCCAAGGCTCTTACGTTGTGCGTACCAGGTGGCTCCTCTCCCTAAGTACACTCAGAAAA ATGAACTGAGCAACACAGATGTGAACTGCTCCGACATGCCGAAAGCTGAACTCTGCCTGCTTCCTGCCAACATGGACACATTTACTCACCAAAGG AGGCTCATAACGCGCTCCTGCAGTCTTGAAGACACACCGACCAGGAGCGCCACTTTCCACTCTTTGACCCAGACCACAGACCACCAGGAAGATGAGAGGTCGCTCCGACAGCGCCGCATAACCGTTG CATCATATATGCCTCAGTCTCAGGATCAGAATGGAAACTTCCCTGAGAAG GACGTCGACAGGCAAGTGGCCAAATGTCTTGGGGAACTGAGCACAGATGAAGTCTGCCGCTGGTTTACCAATATCGGACTGCAGAAATGTCTTCCTTTCATCCGAG ATGTAAACCTGTGTGGAGCAGACGTAGCATCGGTGGATGTGAACACTCTGGACGTCCTGCACATCACCaccctggaggagagggagaagctgctgtctgccgTTTATAAGGAGCTGCACCCTTCCAGCCCAATCACCCAGAGACTCGACTCTCTGCTCG ATTCGTTGGGCCCGAACAGTGTGGAGACATTCACCGCGACATTAGTGTCAATGAGCAAATCTAAGTCCTCTCCACATGTGAGCTGCCTGAGCATGAATCGGCGTTCCCTAAAGCGCAG AAACACCAGCCAAACCCCCTTGGCACAGAGGAATTCTCAGCTGATCGAGATAGCAATTAATG CATCAGAGCGGATAGTTCATCTCCGAACCCCAAAGGAAACAACGGTGGGGAAAATCATGGATTCATGCATCAAAATGTTGGGAATGACAGAAGACAGGAGCCTTTTCATACTGAGAGAAAAGCAAG GTTCATCGGAAGACCTCCCCCCAGATCAGCTGATCGCCAGCCTACTGACATCGACATCAGAGGACAGGCAGTTGGAGCTGCACTTGTGTAAAACG GACGGGTCATCTGGAACCATAGCAAAACAAAATCCAGGAGTCCACAGCTCTAATGAgaataacaacatcaacaaaaatGCCCTGGTGAACCGGCCAGCCAAAGAAGAGAGGATCAAAGAACTAAACCAGCAGGTGGAATCGCTCCAAAATGTCATCCTTCAG GTCCAGGAGCTCCACCACGGCCTGGTGGCATTTTGCTCAGAGATAAAGAACATGGATGGAGACGTGGATGTGGACAGGCTTAGCTCCGCTGAGCTGAAGGAGAGGTCGCAGTTGGTTAAAAGCCGCCTGAATGACAAGAGGCGGAGCCTGCAGACCCTCAGAGACAACATTAACGACTCCACTGCTCACAAAAAGAA ACAGTTGGACGTACGTCTCTTGGAAAAGATGAAACTGAACTGCCAGGTGTTTAAGGAGGAAATTTCCATGGTACATCTCAATCGGCAGATGGCACACCTCCAAAATGCTTTGCAAGAAAGCTACGTTAAG GAGAAAGTTCAGAGAAAAAGTTTGGCCATTGGTAGCCTGAGCCAGCTGGTGTCCCCGCAGTCTCCTGCCATGCTGCTGGTTGTGCAGGAGAACCGAAACCCCGATGGCCAGTACGGCTTCTCGTGTTGCTACAGGGAAGGCAGCGGACTACTGGTGGTCAAGGTGGAAAACTGCCAACTCTGTGTTGACGACAG GCTGGTGGAGGTGAATGGTGTGCCGGTGGTTAACTCTACACAGGAAGAGCTGACCACCATCTTACTGGAGGGACCCAGCGCCAATATTGTTGTCCTTCGCCAGCCCCcgctcccccccacctccgtaGTCCTGCAGCGCATCATCACCTCTGATCCCGAGCAACAGCTCTCTCTTGCCGACTTAGACCGGGGTGTGGTTCCAGTTGAAACAACTCCTCGACGGAAGGTGGTGGCCATCTGA
- the LOC120821030 gene encoding uncharacterized protein LOC120821030 isoform X2, with translation MPKAELCLLPANMDTFTHQRRLITRSCSLEDTPTRSATFHSLTQTTDHQEDERSLRQRRITVASYMPQSQDQNGNFPEKDVDRQVAKCLGELSTDEVCRWFTNIGLQKCLPFIRDVNLCGADVASVDVNTLDVLHITTLEEREKLLSAVYKELHPSSPITQRLDSLLDSLGPNSVETFTATLVSMSKSKSSPHVSCLSMNRRSLKRRNTSQTPLAQRNSQLIEIAINASERIVHLRTPKETTVGKIMDSCIKMLGMTEDRSLFILREKQGSSEDLPPDQLIASLLTSTSEDRQLELHLCKTDGSSGTIAKQNPGVHSSNENNNINKNALVNRPAKEERIKELNQQVESLQNVILQVQELHHGLVAFCSEIKNMDGDVDVDRLSSAELKERSQLVKSRLNDKRRSLQTLRDNINDSTAHKKKQLDVRLLEKMKLNCQVFKEEISMVHLNRQMAHLQNALQESYVKEKVQRKSLAIGSLSQLVSPQSPAMLLVVQENRNPDGQYGFSCCYREGSGLLVVKVENCQLCVDDRLVEVNGVPVVNSTQEELTTILLEGPSANIVVLRQPPLPPTSVVLQRIITSDPEQQLSLADLDRGVVPVETTPRRKVVAI, from the exons ATGCCGAAAGCTGAACTCTGCCTGCTTCCTGCCAACATGGACACATTTACTCACCAAAGG AGGCTCATAACGCGCTCCTGCAGTCTTGAAGACACACCGACCAGGAGCGCCACTTTCCACTCTTTGACCCAGACCACAGACCACCAGGAAGATGAGAGGTCGCTCCGACAGCGCCGCATAACCGTTG CATCATATATGCCTCAGTCTCAGGATCAGAATGGAAACTTCCCTGAGAAG GACGTCGACAGGCAAGTGGCCAAATGTCTTGGGGAACTGAGCACAGATGAAGTCTGCCGCTGGTTTACCAATATCGGACTGCAGAAATGTCTTCCTTTCATCCGAG ATGTAAACCTGTGTGGAGCAGACGTAGCATCGGTGGATGTGAACACTCTGGACGTCCTGCACATCACCaccctggaggagagggagaagctgctgtctgccgTTTATAAGGAGCTGCACCCTTCCAGCCCAATCACCCAGAGACTCGACTCTCTGCTCG ATTCGTTGGGCCCGAACAGTGTGGAGACATTCACCGCGACATTAGTGTCAATGAGCAAATCTAAGTCCTCTCCACATGTGAGCTGCCTGAGCATGAATCGGCGTTCCCTAAAGCGCAG AAACACCAGCCAAACCCCCTTGGCACAGAGGAATTCTCAGCTGATCGAGATAGCAATTAATG CATCAGAGCGGATAGTTCATCTCCGAACCCCAAAGGAAACAACGGTGGGGAAAATCATGGATTCATGCATCAAAATGTTGGGAATGACAGAAGACAGGAGCCTTTTCATACTGAGAGAAAAGCAAG GTTCATCGGAAGACCTCCCCCCAGATCAGCTGATCGCCAGCCTACTGACATCGACATCAGAGGACAGGCAGTTGGAGCTGCACTTGTGTAAAACG GACGGGTCATCTGGAACCATAGCAAAACAAAATCCAGGAGTCCACAGCTCTAATGAgaataacaacatcaacaaaaatGCCCTGGTGAACCGGCCAGCCAAAGAAGAGAGGATCAAAGAACTAAACCAGCAGGTGGAATCGCTCCAAAATGTCATCCTTCAG GTCCAGGAGCTCCACCACGGCCTGGTGGCATTTTGCTCAGAGATAAAGAACATGGATGGAGACGTGGATGTGGACAGGCTTAGCTCCGCTGAGCTGAAGGAGAGGTCGCAGTTGGTTAAAAGCCGCCTGAATGACAAGAGGCGGAGCCTGCAGACCCTCAGAGACAACATTAACGACTCCACTGCTCACAAAAAGAA ACAGTTGGACGTACGTCTCTTGGAAAAGATGAAACTGAACTGCCAGGTGTTTAAGGAGGAAATTTCCATGGTACATCTCAATCGGCAGATGGCACACCTCCAAAATGCTTTGCAAGAAAGCTACGTTAAG GAGAAAGTTCAGAGAAAAAGTTTGGCCATTGGTAGCCTGAGCCAGCTGGTGTCCCCGCAGTCTCCTGCCATGCTGCTGGTTGTGCAGGAGAACCGAAACCCCGATGGCCAGTACGGCTTCTCGTGTTGCTACAGGGAAGGCAGCGGACTACTGGTGGTCAAGGTGGAAAACTGCCAACTCTGTGTTGACGACAG GCTGGTGGAGGTGAATGGTGTGCCGGTGGTTAACTCTACACAGGAAGAGCTGACCACCATCTTACTGGAGGGACCCAGCGCCAATATTGTTGTCCTTCGCCAGCCCCcgctcccccccacctccgtaGTCCTGCAGCGCATCATCACCTCTGATCCCGAGCAACAGCTCTCTCTTGCCGACTTAGACCGGGGTGTGGTTCCAGTTGAAACAACTCCTCGACGGAAGGTGGTGGCCATCTGA